Proteins co-encoded in one Macellibacteroides fermentans genomic window:
- a CDS encoding clostripain-related cysteine peptidase — protein sequence MNNIRRILIGLLCCMPFLWGCSNDEPCPTPVRTVLIYMAADNSLSSFSYKNLESIVKGSSAAALNGGNLLVYLDASDAAPQLLQIKAKSDGTIQKLAIKDYPEQNSADPIVMRGVFESVVSEFPAESYGLVLWSHGTAWLPYNVQPMLRSFGQDESSWMEIDELAEAIPDHVFDFILFDACYMASTEVVYALRNKADYILASPTEVLAEGFPYKLIMADFFTQKAGLQQIGEKFYTYYDKLTGLNRSASVSLINTSKLDELAAVCSEIVKGKEQTIASLPVNELQQLEYLGNTYHALYDLDDFIGRLATEPQYTNFKKVLDEVVIYKQTTPMATYAKGSIYINRFSGLSIYVPQAGLEQLNEWYKGMDWYKVIYQ from the coding sequence ATGAATAACATTCGGCGTATTCTTATCGGGTTGTTATGCTGTATGCCTTTTTTATGGGGATGCTCCAACGACGAACCATGTCCGACGCCGGTACGTACCGTGCTTATTTACATGGCTGCGGATAATTCCCTGAGTTCATTCTCCTACAAGAATCTGGAATCGATCGTAAAGGGGAGCTCTGCAGCCGCACTCAATGGCGGGAATCTGTTGGTCTATCTGGATGCTTCCGATGCGGCTCCGCAGCTTCTTCAGATCAAGGCCAAGAGCGACGGGACGATACAGAAGCTGGCTATAAAGGATTATCCCGAGCAGAATTCGGCCGATCCCATTGTTATGCGTGGGGTGTTCGAATCGGTTGTATCTGAGTTTCCGGCCGAAAGTTATGGCCTGGTTTTATGGAGTCACGGCACTGCCTGGCTGCCTTACAATGTACAGCCGATGCTCCGGTCATTTGGACAGGATGAGAGCAGTTGGATGGAGATAGATGAGCTTGCCGAAGCTATTCCCGATCATGTATTTGACTTTATTCTGTTTGATGCCTGCTATATGGCAAGCACAGAAGTGGTGTATGCCCTCCGGAACAAAGCGGACTATATTTTGGCTTCTCCAACCGAGGTACTGGCCGAAGGGTTTCCTTACAAGCTGATTATGGCTGATTTCTTCACGCAGAAAGCCGGTCTGCAGCAAATAGGTGAAAAATTTTACACATACTATGATAAGCTGACCGGACTGAACCGATCGGCATCGGTGTCGTTGATTAACACATCCAAATTGGATGAGTTGGCCGCCGTATGCAGCGAGATTGTAAAGGGAAAGGAGCAGACAATCGCTTCGCTGCCTGTCAATGAACTGCAACAGCTGGAGTATCTGGGAAACACCTACCATGCCTTGTACGACCTGGATGATTTTATTGGCAGGCTGGCTACGGAACCCCAATATACAAACTTTAAAAAGGTGTTGGACGAGGTGGTTATATACAAGCAGACAACCCCCATGGCTACCTATGCCAAAGGGTCTATCTATATCAATCGCTTTTCGGGGTTGAGCATCTATGTTCCGCAAGCGGGACTGGAACAGCTCAACGAGTGGTACAAGGGAATGGATTGGTATAAGGTTATATACCAGTAA
- a CDS encoding glycoside hydrolase family 10 protein: MYSYSLRLFIFLMLLASASCTTLRQTPKPAEGRQVKREFRGAWIQTVHQGEYKNMSTSQLKKELIRKLDYLQDCGINAIVFQVRPEADAWYQSKLEPWSRFLTGEQGVAPDPIWDPMEFLVNACHERNMEFHAWLNPYRVSTSGNTVFAPGHIYNKHPEWFVTYNKMILFDPGLPQSRAFICKVVQDIVSRYDVDAIHMDDYFYPYPVAGLPFSDDASFDAYGRSKGYKDNQRADWRRENVNLLVQDIKQTILRTKPWVRFGISPFGIYRNKKNTPDGSGSDTNGLQNYDDLYADITLWVQKGWIDYNIPQIYWEIGNKAADYVTLVKWWDKNANGGHLYIGQDVARTMKKDELDKKMAYIRSASNIQGNCFWPANEILWNTGGVANQLQEQYHRYPALIPAYTHLHDRLPKEVSGLKAEWTKEGYLLHWKAEQSDTNPELARYFVVYCFKAGEKADITNPANIVTITNKTFYLLPYEKGNDTYKYVVTAVDRFHNESKKGKTKKVKL; the protein is encoded by the coding sequence ATGTATTCCTACTCATTACGTCTTTTCATCTTCTTGATGTTGCTTGCATCTGCTTCGTGTACAACCTTAAGACAAACACCTAAACCCGCTGAAGGCCGCCAGGTTAAGCGGGAATTCAGAGGAGCCTGGATTCAGACCGTCCACCAGGGTGAATATAAAAACATGTCGACTTCGCAGCTGAAAAAGGAGTTGATCCGTAAATTGGATTACCTGCAGGATTGCGGTATCAATGCCATCGTGTTCCAGGTGCGCCCCGAAGCGGATGCCTGGTATCAATCCAAACTGGAACCCTGGAGCCGTTTCCTTACCGGCGAACAAGGGGTTGCACCTGATCCGATTTGGGACCCGATGGAATTTTTAGTCAACGCCTGCCACGAACGCAACATGGAGTTTCATGCGTGGCTGAACCCATACCGCGTAAGCACATCGGGGAATACTGTTTTTGCCCCGGGGCATATATACAACAAGCATCCCGAATGGTTCGTAACATACAATAAAATGATTTTGTTTGATCCGGGCCTGCCTCAAAGCCGTGCTTTTATCTGCAAGGTGGTGCAGGACATCGTTTCACGTTACGATGTAGACGCAATCCATATGGATGATTATTTCTATCCCTATCCGGTAGCCGGACTCCCCTTTTCGGATGATGCCAGCTTTGATGCGTACGGACGCAGCAAAGGATACAAAGACAATCAACGGGCCGACTGGCGCAGGGAGAATGTAAATCTGCTGGTGCAGGATATCAAGCAAACCATTCTGCGTACCAAACCGTGGGTCCGCTTCGGAATTAGTCCCTTTGGCATTTACCGTAACAAAAAGAATACGCCGGATGGTTCCGGAAGCGATACCAACGGATTGCAGAATTACGACGATCTGTATGCAGACATCACCTTATGGGTGCAGAAGGGGTGGATAGACTACAACATTCCTCAGATATACTGGGAGATCGGGAATAAAGCTGCCGATTATGTAACGCTTGTGAAATGGTGGGATAAGAATGCCAACGGAGGACACCTGTATATTGGTCAGGATGTGGCCCGCACGATGAAGAAGGACGAGCTGGACAAGAAGATGGCATACATCCGTTCTGCCTCCAATATACAAGGAAACTGCTTCTGGCCGGCAAATGAAATTTTATGGAATACCGGTGGTGTGGCCAACCAGCTGCAAGAACAATATCACCGCTATCCGGCTTTGATTCCGGCTTATACGCATTTGCACGACCGGCTACCCAAAGAGGTTTCCGGCCTTAAAGCCGAATGGACAAAGGAGGGGTATCTGTTACACTGGAAAGCCGAACAAAGTGATACAAATCCGGAGTTAGCCCGTTACTTCGTTGTGTATTGTTTTAAGGCGGGTGAAAAGGCAGACATCACGAACCCGGCCAACATCGTAACCATAACAAACAAGACTTTTTATTTGTTACCTTATGAAAAGGGAAATGATACATACAAGTATGTAGTAACTGCTGTGGATCGTTTCCATAATGAAAGCAAAAAAGGAAAAACAAAAAAAGTGAAGCTATAA
- a CDS encoding chromate transporter, which yields MLFLQLFYTYLKIGLFGFGGGYAMLSLIQDEVVDKHGWISTQEFTDIVAISQMTPGPIGINSATYIGYTAVQNAGYSTEISILGSVIATFAVCLPSFILVLIISYYFARFKNNKYVEAAFTGLRPATVGLIAAAALLLVNAENFIDAKSVLIFIGSFILTWKYKMHPILMIFIAGIAGIILYW from the coding sequence ATGCTGTTTCTACAATTATTTTACACCTATCTTAAAATCGGCCTTTTTGGTTTTGGAGGCGGATATGCGATGCTTTCATTAATTCAGGATGAGGTGGTCGACAAGCATGGGTGGATATCTACCCAGGAATTTACCGATATCGTTGCTATATCACAAATGACGCCTGGTCCCATCGGGATAAACAGTGCCACCTATATAGGCTATACAGCGGTGCAGAATGCAGGATATTCTACGGAGATCAGTATCTTAGGATCCGTAATCGCAACCTTTGCAGTCTGTCTGCCTTCCTTTATTCTGGTGCTTATCATCTCCTATTATTTTGCCCGGTTCAAAAACAATAAATATGTGGAAGCCGCTTTCACAGGCTTACGCCCGGCTACGGTCGGCCTGATTGCTGCAGCCGCCCTGTTATTGGTGAATGCAGAAAATTTCATTGATGCTAAAAGTGTGCTGATATTTATCGGCTCTTTTATCCTTACCTGGAAATACAAGATGCATCCCATACTGATGATCTTTATTGCCGGAATTGCCGGAATCATTCTCTATTGGTAG
- the porL gene encoding type IX secretion system motor protein PorL/GldL, translated as MGKYKKYKNRIEMFLSSDMGKRLLNFCYSWGASIVVLGALFKLLHLPFGNEMLFVGMMTEFFVFFISGFEHPGKDYHWEEVFPVLKSKNPMDRPEFANQKVSGIMHSAANEEDDSNANLLINPMAVKQSAGLSGALDISEEDTRNLSDSIKKLSGAAEQISKMAELTDATQQYLDQLAGMADQMKRFSQTTNSLTEVSDTLLSSYKSITDHSDGINQNSRGYVHQMEALNRNISGLNTIYEIQLKSISSQIDTIERINGGLSRIKDLYEGSVVDSSVFRAENERMAQQLAQLNTVYSRLLQAMTVNMPGAGMFQSQPQGGQGYNPPSASTYQPQGAASYGSNPGQPGR; from the coding sequence ATGGGAAAGTATAAGAAATATAAAAATAGAATTGAGATGTTTCTTTCCAGTGATATGGGTAAGAGACTGCTGAACTTCTGTTATAGTTGGGGAGCCTCGATTGTTGTATTGGGAGCCTTGTTTAAATTGCTTCACCTCCCTTTTGGTAATGAAATGTTGTTCGTGGGTATGATGACGGAATTTTTTGTATTCTTCATCTCCGGGTTTGAACATCCCGGAAAGGATTATCATTGGGAAGAGGTATTTCCTGTACTGAAATCCAAGAATCCCATGGATCGTCCCGAGTTTGCCAATCAAAAAGTTTCGGGTATCATGCATTCGGCTGCGAATGAAGAGGATGATTCCAATGCGAATTTGTTGATCAACCCGATGGCTGTAAAGCAATCAGCTGGATTAAGCGGAGCTTTGGACATTTCGGAAGAAGATACACGGAATCTTTCGGATAGCATCAAGAAGCTGAGCGGTGCAGCAGAGCAGATCTCCAAGATGGCTGAGTTGACAGATGCAACACAACAGTACCTGGATCAACTGGCTGGGATGGCCGACCAGATGAAGCGTTTCAGTCAGACTACAAACAGTCTTACGGAAGTATCGGATACGTTGCTAAGCTCCTATAAAAGTATTACGGACCATTCGGATGGAATCAACCAGAATTCAAGAGGATATGTACATCAGATGGAGGCGCTTAACCGGAATATCTCAGGACTCAACACCATCTATGAAATTCAGCTTAAGAGCATCAGTTCGCAAATCGATACCATCGAACGTATTAACGGCGGTTTGAGTCGTATAAAAGATTTATACGAAGGGTCTGTGGTGGACAGTTCTGTCTTCCGGGCAGAAAATGAGCGTATGGCACAACAGCTTGCTCAGCTCAATACGGTTTACAGCCGTTTGTTGCAGGCGATGACAGTCAACATGCCCGGAGCCGGGATGTTTCAGTCACAACCTCAGGGAGGACAAGGTTACAATCCACCATCGGCATCCACCTACCAACCCCAGGGAGCTGCTTCTTATGGTTCAAATCCCGGACAACCCGGAAGATAA
- a CDS encoding chromate transporter produces the protein MYWTLFITFVRIGAFTIGGGYAMLPLIQREVVDRGWMSKEEFIDLFAVAQSLPGVFAVNISIFVGYKLKKLTGSVICALGTILPSFLIILAIALFFTQFRENEWVEKAFKGLRPAVVALIAVPVITTARSLRLRGWVLVIPVVVALSIWLLSLSPVYIIIVAAAGGLYYRMYLKRH, from the coding sequence ATGTATTGGACGCTCTTCATCACATTTGTCAGAATCGGAGCCTTTACCATCGGAGGAGGATACGCCATGTTGCCATTGATCCAGCGGGAAGTGGTTGACAGGGGATGGATGAGTAAGGAGGAATTTATCGACCTTTTTGCGGTCGCTCAATCCTTACCCGGGGTTTTTGCCGTGAACATATCCATCTTTGTGGGTTATAAATTGAAAAAGCTCACAGGCAGTGTAATCTGTGCATTAGGAACCATCCTGCCATCTTTCCTGATTATATTGGCGATAGCCCTCTTCTTTACACAATTCAGAGAAAATGAATGGGTGGAGAAGGCATTTAAAGGCTTACGCCCTGCTGTGGTCGCCCTGATTGCCGTTCCCGTAATTACAACAGCCCGTTCCCTCCGTCTGCGCGGCTGGGTGCTGGTCATTCCCGTGGTAGTTGCGCTATCCATATGGTTGCTCAGCTTGTCGCCTGTCTATATCATTATCGTAGCCGCAGCAGGCGGTTTATATTATCGGATGTATTTAAAAAGACATTAG
- the uvrA gene encoding excinuclease ABC subunit UvrA produces MYDATNIEIKGARINNLKNIDVTIPRDKLIVITGLSGSGKSSLAFDTLYAEGQRRYVESLSAYARQFLGRMGKPECDYIKGIPPAIAIEQRVNTRNPRSTVGTSTEIYEYLRLLYARIGKTISPVSGEEVKKHQVSDVVNWVLDFPDNTRFSVYTPVVLPEGRDMKEQLTILQKEGYTRLEIDENVYRITEVMENESLLASGGIQLLIDRLAVAFDKPFKNRLADSVETAFFEGHGTCVVKVFDPNGTQTKEFSRKFEADGIVFEEPTDMMFSFNNPLGACPVCEGFGKIMGIDEDLVVPDKSKSLYDGAVVCWKGEKMGEWLNAFIQASAKYDFPIHRPYYELTEKERDLLWHGARGLHGINDFFSFVEENLYKIQYRVMHARYRGKTTCPTCKGSRLRKEALYVQVGGKDISQIVSLPINEAKLFFDTLKLDETDAAVSKRLLTEIDSRLQFLLDVGLGYLTLDRLSNSLSGGESQRINLATSLGSSLVGSLYILDEPSIGLHSRDTDLLIKVLRQLQELGNTVVVVEHDEEIIRAADYIIDIGPKAGRLGGEVVYQGDISNLQLNSNSYTVRYLTGEDKLEIPPYRRKWNNYVEVKGARYHNLQGVDVKFPLNVMTVVTGVSGSGKSSLVRDIFYEGVKHHLDDAPLGVPCLSLTGDLKLVKAIEFVDQNSIGKSSRSNPVTYMGAYDEIRKLYADQALARQLGFTPAFFSFNKEGGRCEECKGEGKITVEMQFMADITLECEECKGKRFKADLLEVEYRGTNIFQVLEMTVNQAIEFFESDPQGDTRKIIRKLKPLQDVGLGYIKLGQASSTLSGGENQRVKLAYYLSQESKLPTLFVFDEPTTGLHFHDIKTLLKAFNALIENGHTVIIIEHNMDVIKCADYLIDLGPEGGKEGGKLVCAGTPEEVAACEASYTGRYLKDKLKQ; encoded by the coding sequence ATGTACGATGCAACAAATATAGAGATAAAAGGAGCCCGCATCAATAACCTGAAGAATATTGACGTTACTATCCCAAGAGATAAATTAATTGTTATCACAGGATTATCGGGATCCGGAAAGTCTTCGCTCGCTTTCGACACATTGTATGCCGAAGGGCAAAGGCGTTATGTGGAAAGTCTTTCCGCCTATGCGCGTCAGTTTCTGGGCCGAATGGGTAAACCGGAATGCGATTATATCAAGGGTATTCCTCCCGCTATTGCCATAGAGCAACGGGTGAACACCCGCAATCCACGTTCTACTGTAGGAACATCTACCGAGATATACGAATACCTCCGGTTGCTTTACGCACGTATAGGAAAGACTATCTCTCCGGTATCGGGCGAAGAGGTTAAGAAGCACCAGGTTTCGGATGTTGTAAACTGGGTGTTGGATTTCCCCGACAACACACGCTTCTCAGTCTATACGCCCGTTGTTCTGCCGGAAGGACGCGACATGAAAGAACAGCTTACCATTCTTCAGAAAGAGGGGTACACCCGGTTGGAAATCGACGAGAATGTTTACCGTATCACGGAAGTAATGGAGAACGAATCTCTTTTGGCATCCGGGGGTATTCAGCTTTTGATAGACCGTCTGGCCGTTGCTTTCGATAAGCCGTTTAAGAACCGTCTGGCCGATTCTGTAGAAACCGCCTTTTTTGAAGGACATGGTACCTGCGTAGTGAAGGTCTTCGATCCGAACGGCACCCAGACAAAAGAGTTCTCACGTAAGTTCGAAGCCGACGGTATCGTGTTCGAAGAGCCCACAGATATGATGTTCAGTTTCAACAATCCCCTGGGAGCCTGTCCGGTTTGCGAAGGATTCGGTAAAATTATGGGAATAGACGAAGATCTGGTTGTTCCGGATAAAAGCAAGTCGTTGTATGATGGAGCTGTAGTTTGCTGGAAGGGCGAAAAAATGGGTGAGTGGTTGAACGCATTTATCCAGGCAAGCGCGAAATATGATTTCCCCATCCATCGTCCGTATTACGAGCTTACGGAGAAGGAACGGGATCTGTTGTGGCACGGTGCAAGGGGTCTTCACGGGATTAACGACTTCTTCTCTTTTGTAGAGGAAAATCTATATAAAATACAATACAGGGTGATGCATGCCCGGTACAGAGGCAAGACCACCTGTCCCACTTGTAAAGGAAGCCGCCTGCGAAAGGAGGCCCTGTATGTACAGGTAGGAGGAAAGGATATATCCCAGATTGTAAGTCTGCCTATCAACGAAGCCAAACTTTTTTTCGATACCCTCAAGCTGGACGAAACGGATGCAGCCGTATCGAAACGCTTGCTTACCGAAATTGACAGCCGTCTGCAGTTCTTATTGGATGTTGGACTTGGGTACCTTACCCTCGACCGCCTTTCAAATTCCCTTTCCGGTGGCGAGAGTCAGCGTATCAACCTGGCCACCTCTTTAGGCAGCAGCCTGGTGGGATCCCTCTATATACTGGACGAACCCAGCATCGGTCTGCATTCGCGGGATACCGACCTGCTGATAAAAGTACTTCGTCAGTTGCAGGAGCTGGGCAATACGGTGGTTGTGGTAGAGCACGATGAAGAGATCATCCGGGCTGCCGATTATATAATAGATATCGGTCCCAAGGCCGGACGTCTGGGAGGAGAAGTGGTTTATCAGGGCGACATCTCCAACCTTCAGCTGAACAGCAACAGCTATACCGTGCGCTACCTTACCGGAGAAGATAAGCTGGAAATTCCGCCCTACCGGCGTAAATGGAACAATTATGTGGAGGTAAAGGGTGCCCGTTATCACAACCTGCAAGGGGTGGATGTCAAATTTCCGCTCAATGTGATGACTGTTGTCACCGGTGTAAGCGGATCCGGAAAGAGTTCGCTTGTACGCGATATATTTTACGAAGGAGTGAAGCATCATCTCGACGATGCCCCATTGGGAGTGCCTTGTCTATCCCTTACAGGCGACCTGAAGCTTGTCAAGGCCATCGAGTTTGTAGATCAAAATTCAATCGGCAAAAGCTCGCGGTCCAACCCGGTCACCTACATGGGAGCCTACGACGAGATCCGTAAACTTTATGCCGATCAGGCCCTGGCCCGTCAGCTTGGATTTACCCCGGCTTTCTTCTCCTTCAATAAAGAAGGCGGACGCTGCGAAGAGTGTAAGGGAGAGGGAAAGATAACGGTCGAAATGCAATTTATGGCCGATATCACACTGGAGTGCGAAGAGTGTAAAGGGAAGCGCTTCAAAGCCGATCTGCTGGAGGTGGAATACCGCGGTACTAATATTTTCCAGGTGTTGGAGATGACCGTAAATCAGGCCATCGAGTTCTTTGAGTCGGATCCTCAGGGAGATACCAGGAAGATAATCCGGAAGCTGAAACCCCTGCAGGATGTAGGATTGGGATACATTAAACTGGGCCAGGCATCGTCCACACTGTCCGGAGGCGAAAACCAACGCGTCAAGCTGGCCTATTACCTTAGTCAGGAGTCCAAACTACCCACTCTGTTTGTCTTCGACGAACCTACAACCGGATTGCATTTTCACGATATAAAGACCCTGTTGAAAGCCTTCAACGCCCTTATCGAGAACGGCCACACGGTCATCATTATCGAACACAACATGGATGTGATCAAATGTGCCGATTATCTGATCGATCTGGGTCCCGAAGGCGGTAAAGAGGGCGGAAAGCTTGTCTGCGCCGGTACACCCGAAGAGGTTGCCGCCTGCGAAGCATCCTATACCGGTAGATACCTGAAAGATAAATTGAAACAATAA
- the porM gene encoding type IX secretion system motor protein PorM/GldM, translating into MPQLSNNPNSPRQKMINLMYLVFIAMMALNVSSEVLDGFELVEGSLRTTIDNSSKRNQIVSGELDTYYQTNPTKVKEWYEKGQQVKKSSDSLYNYLQELKVRIVKEADGKDGNVNNIVRKDDIEASSQIMLSPVTGEGKKLKRSIDNYRKFLGELVTDPAKTKVLEASLNTESVRSGLTTRSWQESLFENMPVAAAVTMLTKLQSDVRYAEGEALNYLLSSVDVGDYRVNQITAQVIPQSQVVMRGSQYEANIVLSAVDSTKRPKIVVNGTELPEANKGMFRVTASSSGTFPLKGYIEMPGSDGSVMRRDFVSEYFVTEPTATVAPTLMNVLYAGIANPIRIAVPGIASSQITATMTNGTLTRHGELWEARPSRVGMEAVVSVNARMADGRSVEMAKTSFRVRALPDPLPYIEYKDANGNIRKFKGGQFAKRNLVEADGIKAAIDDDLLNVTYSVLRFELTFFDSMGNAIPEVSDGSNFSQRQKDYIRRLSKGKRFYITRVVAKGPDGIERTIPTIEVIVN; encoded by the coding sequence ATGCCACAATTATCAAATAATCCCAATTCGCCCAGACAGAAGATGATCAATCTGATGTATCTGGTGTTCATTGCCATGATGGCACTTAATGTGTCGTCAGAGGTTTTGGATGGTTTCGAATTGGTGGAAGGCAGTTTACGAACTACGATCGACAACTCATCCAAACGAAATCAGATTGTATCGGGCGAGTTGGATACCTACTATCAGACTAACCCTACCAAGGTAAAAGAATGGTATGAGAAGGGACAGCAGGTGAAAAAGTCGAGCGATTCATTATACAACTACCTTCAGGAACTTAAGGTACGTATTGTAAAGGAGGCGGACGGGAAAGACGGGAATGTAAATAATATCGTTCGTAAGGATGATATTGAAGCTTCCTCACAAATCATGTTGTCTCCGGTTACAGGCGAAGGTAAAAAGCTGAAACGAAGTATAGATAACTATCGGAAGTTCTTAGGAGAATTGGTTACGGATCCCGCTAAAACAAAGGTTCTTGAAGCCAGCCTGAATACAGAGTCGGTGAGAAGCGGACTCACAACCCGTTCCTGGCAGGAGTCCTTGTTTGAAAATATGCCTGTTGCTGCGGCAGTAACCATGCTTACCAAATTACAAAGCGACGTACGCTATGCAGAAGGTGAGGCCTTGAACTATCTTCTCAGCAGTGTGGATGTGGGCGACTATCGTGTAAACCAGATAACGGCGCAGGTTATTCCTCAAAGCCAGGTTGTAATGCGTGGCAGTCAGTATGAAGCAAACATTGTTCTTTCTGCAGTCGACTCCACCAAACGGCCCAAGATAGTTGTCAACGGGACCGAGCTGCCCGAAGCCAACAAAGGGATGTTCCGTGTAACAGCTTCTTCATCGGGTACATTCCCTCTGAAGGGCTATATCGAAATGCCCGGCAGCGACGGCTCTGTTATGCGCAGAGATTTTGTGAGTGAATATTTTGTTACGGAGCCTACCGCTACGGTTGCTCCCACTTTGATGAATGTATTATATGCCGGCATAGCCAACCCGATCCGTATAGCCGTTCCCGGCATAGCCAGTTCTCAGATTACGGCAACGATGACTAACGGTACGCTGACAAGGCATGGTGAATTATGGGAGGCCCGTCCGTCGCGGGTGGGCATGGAGGCGGTTGTCTCTGTAAATGCCCGGATGGCGGATGGCCGTTCGGTAGAGATGGCAAAAACGTCTTTCAGGGTGAGGGCTTTGCCAGATCCGCTGCCCTATATCGAATATAAAGATGCCAATGGTAACATCCGTAAATTCAAGGGTGGACAGTTTGCTAAAAGGAATCTGGTGGAAGCAGATGGGATCAAAGCGGCAATTGACGATGATTTGTTGAATGTAACCTATTCCGTACTTCGGTTCGAGCTCACTTTCTTTGATTCCATGGGGAATGCCATTCCTGAAGTATCGGACGGAAGTAACTTTTCTCAACGGCAGAAAGATTATATCCGCAGGCTGTCCAAAGGAAAGCGTTTCTATATCACCCGTGTCGTAGCAAAAGGGCCTGATGGTATTGAACGGACCATACCCACCATCGAAGTTATTGTAAATTAA
- the porN gene encoding type IX secretion system ring subunit PorN/GldN, which produces MKHLYYIAILGGFLFTVNPAFAQEEGQSQQQTQQRRSPRATTGSRVETQESNVPELTVRAQNMNEHLTQDIGNARWMRVIYREVDLTKEQNAPLYYPVRPINKQMNLFTIIFRLLGENKISAYEYLDGYEDFSPSHQVNFKDLLDRFYILYKEETVPGGGGVKYVIDDSDVPSEEVKAYYVKEAWYFDQHNSVFDVKTLAISPILFNAGDMGEQRMPMFWLPYESIRPYVSTVPIMTSNINNAKTFTIDDYFRKRMFAGDIVKTENLMNRNLQQYCPTPDSMSREQARIEKELTMFRESLWVPEDTATVAASTNKESKGRVKSVRGQAPAKQKTVKQKASKPEKSAPTRSVRRTR; this is translated from the coding sequence ATGAAACATCTGTATTATATAGCAATTCTTGGAGGCTTCCTCTTTACTGTAAATCCGGCATTTGCTCAGGAGGAGGGTCAGTCGCAACAGCAGACTCAACAAAGAAGATCACCCCGAGCCACAACCGGATCCCGGGTGGAAACGCAGGAAAGTAATGTTCCGGAGCTGACGGTAAGAGCACAAAACATGAACGAACATCTTACCCAGGATATCGGGAATGCACGTTGGATGCGTGTAATTTACAGAGAGGTGGATCTAACCAAGGAGCAGAATGCACCGCTTTATTATCCTGTACGCCCCATTAATAAACAGATGAATTTGTTTACAATCATCTTCCGTCTGTTAGGTGAGAATAAAATATCAGCCTACGAATACCTGGATGGTTACGAGGATTTCAGTCCGTCGCACCAGGTTAATTTCAAGGATTTGCTGGACCGCTTCTATATTCTTTATAAGGAAGAAACTGTTCCCGGCGGTGGCGGAGTAAAGTATGTAATAGACGATAGCGACGTCCCTTCGGAAGAGGTAAAGGCATATTACGTAAAAGAGGCATGGTATTTTGACCAGCATAACTCTGTATTTGATGTTAAGACACTGGCCATTTCGCCGATTCTGTTTAATGCAGGCGATATGGGTGAACAAAGAATGCCGATGTTCTGGCTGCCCTACGAATCCATACGTCCCTATGTATCCACTGTGCCAATCATGACATCCAACATCAATAACGCAAAGACATTTACTATTGATGATTATTTTCGGAAACGGATGTTTGCCGGTGATATCGTGAAGACCGAAAACCTGATGAACCGTAATCTACAGCAATATTGCCCTACGCCCGATTCGATGAGCCGGGAACAAGCCCGTATTGAGAAAGAGCTTACGATGTTCCGCGAGAGCCTTTGGGTTCCCGAAGATACAGCCACGGTTGCAGCCAGCACAAATAAGGAATCCAAAGGAAGAGTTAAATCCGTACGCGGACAGGCTCCTGCCAAACAAAAAACCGTCAAACAGAAAGCATCCAAACCCGAAAAGTCGGCACCCACAAGAAGCGTACGCCGTACAAGATAG